In Chelonia mydas isolate rCheMyd1 chromosome 20, rCheMyd1.pri.v2, whole genome shotgun sequence, a single genomic region encodes these proteins:
- the LOC102936120 gene encoding keratin, type II cytoskeletal 6A yields MNRKLSSKSGSGARGFSGRSATTIITSGGNRAGFSSASLSRAGRRSGGYGGGFGSRSLHSLGGNKSTSIRIGGGGFRSVGLGFGGGGGGFSGAGCGGGGGFGGSSGFVSSGYVSGGYGVGGGYGGSGLGGGGFGGGRAGPVLSPGGIQQVTVNPNLLAPLNIEIDPEVQKVKVQEREQIKTLNNEFASFIDKVRFLEQQNKVLETKWDLLQQQGTTITKIPIDPLFEAYISSLRRHLDSLVTDRGRLDGELREVQDLVEDFRKKFEEEIHRRTSAENEFVVLKKEVDAAYTKKVELQAKVDSLIDEINFLRAVYEAELAQVQGQIRDTNVILQMDNNRDLDLNSIIAEVKAQYEDIANRSRAEAEAWYQSRYEELQVTATTHGEDLKVTRNEISEVSRVIQRLKAELDSVKKQIAGLQTAIADAEQRGELALKDAQGKLADLQNALQTTKDELARLLRDYQELMNVKLALDIEIATYRKLLEGEECRMSGEYADPVSISVVSSTTSVAGSGGGVGSGYVLGGGGGGRGSGLSLGGGGGSFGLGIGSGSGFGIGGKSGISVGGSGIGLGGSGFGYGGGVTSGGGSSSSVKYVSTSSSSSKKLIR; encoded by the exons ATGAACAGGAAGCTCAGTTCTAAGTCTGGGAGCGGGGCTAGGGGTTTCAGTGGACGCTCTGCGACCACCATCATCACTTCCGGTGGCAACAGAGCGGGTTTCAGTTCAGCTTCTTTGTCTCGCGCTGGGAGAAGAAGTGGAGGGTACGGTGGTGGTTTTGGCAGCAGAAGCCTCCATAGCCTGGGCGGAAACAAAAGCACTTCCATCCGCATAGGGGGTGGAGGCTTCCGGAGCGTGGGGCTTGGATTcggtggtggtggaggtggattCAGCGGTGctggttgtggtggtggtggtggatttgGTGGCAGTAGTGGATTTGTCTCTAGTGGGTATGTCAGTGGGGGATACGGGGTTGGTGGGGGATACGGTGGCAGTGGGCTCGGTGGCGGAGGCTTTGGTGGTGGCAGAGCTGGCCCTGTTTTGTCTCCTGGCGGCATCCAGCAAGTCACCGTCAACCCCAACCTCCTGGCGCCCCTCAACATCGAAATTGACCCGGAAGTCCAGAAAGTGAAAGTGCAGGAAAGGGAGCAGATCAAGACCCTCAACAACGAATTTGCATCCTTCATCGACAAG GTTCGATTCCTGGAGCAGCAGAATAAGGTGCTGGAGACCAAATGGGACCTCTTGCAGCAGCAGGGCACCACAATCACTAAGATCCCTATCGACCCCCTTTTTGAGGCATATATCAGCAGCCTGAGGCGGCACCTAGATAGCCTAGTAACTGACAGAGGTCGGCTAGATGGAGAGCTGAGGGAAGTGCAGGATCTTGTGGAAGATTTCAGAAAGAA ATTTGAAGAGGAAATCCACAGGCGCACATCTGCAGAAAATGAATTTGTGGTGCTCAAAAAG GAAGTGGATGCTGCCTACACGAAAAAAGTGGAGCTTCAAGCAAAGGTGGATTCCCTCATTGATGAGATAAACTTCCTGCGAGCTGTCTATGAAGCG GAACTAGCTCAGGTGCAAGGACAGATCAGAGACACCAACGTCATCCTGCAAATGGACAACAACCGAGATTTGGATCTGAACAGCATCATTGCCGAAGTCAAAGCTCAGTATGAAGACATTGCTAACAGGAGCCGGGCTGAGGCGGAGGCTTGGTACCAAAGTAGG TATGAAGAGCTTCAGGTCACGGCCACGACACATGGTGAAGACCTGAAGGTCACCAGGAATGAGATCTCTGAAGTGAGCCGGGTGATCCAGAGGCTGAAAGCTGAATTAGATAGTGTGAAAAAACAG ATTGCTGGGCTGCAAACGGCCATTGCCGATGCTGAGCAACGCGGGGAGCTGGCCCTAAAAGATGCCCAGGGTAAGCTTGCTGATCTTCAGAACGCCCTTCAGACCACCAAGGATGAACTGGCTCGTTTGCTGCGTGATTACCAGGAGCTGATGAACGTCAAGCTGGCCCTGGATATTGAGATTGCCACCTACAGGAAACTGCTGGAGGGAGAAGAATGCAG GATGTCTGGAGAATATGCTGATCCTGTGAGCATCT CTGTGGTCAGCAGCACGACCAGCGTAGCTGGCAGCGGTGGCGGAGTTGGAAGCGGATATGTCCTtggtggaggaggtggaggtcGTGGAAGTGGCCTCAGTCTTGGTGGTGGCGGAGGCAGTTTCGGCCTTGGAATTGGCAGTGGGAGTGGTTTTGGAATTGGTGGCAAGAGTGGGATCAGTGTTGGTGGAAGTGGGATTGGTTTAGGAGGAAGCGGTTTTGGCTATGGAGGGGGGGTCACTTCGGGAGGGGGAAGCAGCTCTAGCGTAAAATATGTCTCGACATCCTCTTCATCAAGCAAAAAATTAATTAGATAG